A DNA window from Streptomyces asoensis contains the following coding sequences:
- a CDS encoding ArsA-related P-loop ATPase produces the protein MRVAFVGKGGSGKTTLSALFAGQLARSGAPVLAVDGDINQHLSEALDPTAGPTAFGAPPLAAHLGDIKDLLRGTNERITSREAMVKTTPPGRGSRLLRLLGDDELHARHVQRVGDVPLMVTGAFDENDLGVSCYHSKLGAVELYLNHLVDGPGEYLVMDMTAGADAFASGLFTRFDMTFLVAEPTRRGVSVYRQYRDHAREFGIPLAVVGNKVTGEDDLLFLKEEVGDDLLTHLVLSPWVRSAERGSPRGELEEPNRHALRVLRETVDAREQDRPRLHRHAVEFHLRNARAWADEATGQDLAAQVDPDFVPGPVRPS, from the coding sequence ATGCGCGTCGCATTCGTCGGCAAGGGCGGCAGCGGCAAGACGACTCTCTCGGCCCTGTTCGCCGGGCAGTTGGCGCGCTCCGGCGCACCGGTCCTCGCCGTGGACGGCGACATCAACCAGCACCTGTCCGAGGCCCTGGACCCCACGGCGGGGCCGACGGCCTTCGGCGCTCCGCCCCTGGCCGCCCATCTGGGTGACATCAAGGACCTGCTGCGCGGCACCAACGAGCGCATCACCTCCCGCGAGGCGATGGTCAAGACGACCCCGCCGGGGCGCGGCTCGCGGCTGCTGCGCCTGCTGGGCGACGACGAACTCCACGCCCGCCACGTCCAGCGGGTCGGTGACGTGCCGCTGATGGTGACGGGCGCGTTCGACGAGAACGACCTCGGCGTGTCCTGCTACCACTCCAAGCTGGGCGCGGTGGAGCTCTACCTGAATCACCTGGTGGACGGCCCCGGCGAGTATCTGGTGATGGACATGACGGCCGGCGCCGACGCCTTCGCCTCCGGCCTCTTCACCCGCTTCGACATGACGTTCCTGGTGGCCGAACCCACCCGCAGGGGCGTCTCCGTCTACCGCCAGTACCGGGACCACGCACGGGAGTTCGGCATCCCCCTCGCCGTGGTCGGCAACAAGGTGACCGGCGAGGACGACCTGCTGTTCCTCAAGGAGGAGGTGGGCGACGACCTGCTCACCCACCTCGTCCTGTCTCCCTGGGTCCGCTCCGCCGAACGGGGCAGCCCACGCGGCGAACTGGAGGAACCCAACCGCCACGCCCTGCGCGTCCTGCGCGAGACGGTCGACGCCCGCGAGCAGGACCGGCCGCGGCTGCACCGCCACGCCGTGGAGTTCCATCTGCGCAACGCCCGGGCCTGGGCGGACGAGGCCACGGGCCAGGACCTGGCGGCGCAGGTCGACCCGGACTTCGTCCCGGGCCCGGTCCGGCCCTCCTGA
- a CDS encoding SCO5389 family protein, translating into MSLDVSPELLSAAEAGPVREEDFVDTVRTSLPYAYDLVAALAAELKGGTAEFTDNRTPPPSERERGQLLRALASDAIRSSLERHFGVTLAFQNCHRVAAFRPGARDGETYRRFTSTRAQVLNQSAELRDC; encoded by the coding sequence ATGTCTCTCGACGTCTCCCCCGAGCTCCTCTCCGCGGCCGAAGCCGGTCCCGTCCGCGAGGAGGACTTCGTGGACACGGTCCGCACCTCGCTCCCCTACGCCTACGACCTCGTGGCCGCCCTCGCGGCGGAACTGAAGGGCGGCACCGCCGAGTTCACCGACAACCGGACCCCGCCGCCGTCGGAACGGGAGCGCGGCCAGCTCCTGCGCGCCCTCGCCAGCGATGCCATCAGGAGCAGCCTGGAGCGCCACTTCGGCGTGACCCTGGCCTTCCAGAACTGCCACCGCGTCGCGGCCTTCCGCCCCGGCGCCCGGGACGGCGAGACCTACCGTCGCTTCACCTCCACGCGGGCGCAGGTCCTCAACCAGTCGGCGGAGCTGCGGGACTGCTGA
- a CDS encoding discoidin domain-containing protein, translated as MSARTARTPRTLLTAVAALALLGAGPALASPSAVSAADATAWDTDRAAAAYAANPAAVTASGSENGGTAPGLAFDGNGATRWSSDFADGAWIRLDLGTTLRVDRVVLDWEAAYGKRYVLEVSGNGSDWTPFYTETAGTGGSVTAHTYPQEVTGRYVRLRGLERATPYGYSLYSFKVYGGEPAPAATVRSNLALNHPAYTNYYQHAGNSPAFVTDGGHPADLKADATRWSSDWNADRWVAVDLGAASVIDTVELYWEAAYAVDYRLQVSDDNRTWRTVYQPSAAEVAARRANVKSPAEATGVHDSVRLPQPATGRYVRMLGTERRSFYNPAPATAHFGYSLYEFEVWGTGGSARAAYPAVPGEQQGTYRTTFFDDFTTASLDRSKWRVVRTGTEMGSVNGEAQAYVDSTDTVRTENGALVLRAGYCKGCTRAGGGTYDFTSGRVDTHTRFDFTYGRVSARMKLPVGDGFWPAFWLLGSDVDDPSVSWPASGETDIMENIGYADWTSSALHGPGYSADGNIGARQTYPNGGRADDWHTYAVEWTPTAMRFQVDGRLVQETTRNVLESTRGQWVYGHDQYVILDLALGGAYPAGWNHVTTPYWGLPQPSVDRIAGGGVRAEVDWVRVEQKG; from the coding sequence ATGTCAGCACGCACCGCTCGCACGCCCCGCACACTCCTGACGGCCGTGGCGGCCCTGGCGCTGCTGGGCGCGGGTCCGGCCCTCGCGTCGCCGTCCGCGGTGTCCGCCGCCGACGCGACCGCCTGGGACACCGACCGCGCCGCCGCCGCGTACGCCGCGAACCCGGCCGCCGTCACCGCGTCCGGCAGTGAGAACGGCGGTACCGCCCCCGGCCTCGCCTTCGACGGGAACGGCGCCACCCGCTGGTCCAGCGACTTCGCCGACGGCGCCTGGATACGCCTGGACCTCGGCACGACCCTGCGCGTGGACCGCGTCGTCCTGGACTGGGAGGCCGCCTACGGCAAGCGCTACGTCCTGGAGGTGTCGGGGAACGGCTCCGACTGGACGCCCTTCTACACCGAGACCGCCGGCACGGGAGGCTCCGTCACGGCGCACACCTACCCCCAGGAGGTGACGGGCCGGTACGTACGGCTGCGGGGCCTGGAGCGTGCCACGCCCTACGGCTACTCGCTGTACTCCTTCAAGGTCTACGGCGGCGAGCCCGCCCCCGCCGCCACCGTGCGCTCCAACCTCGCCCTGAACCACCCGGCCTACACGAACTACTACCAGCACGCGGGCAACTCACCGGCGTTCGTCACCGACGGCGGTCACCCCGCCGACCTGAAGGCCGATGCCACCCGTTGGTCGAGCGACTGGAACGCGGACCGCTGGGTCGCCGTCGACCTCGGCGCGGCCTCGGTGATCGACACGGTCGAGCTGTACTGGGAGGCGGCCTACGCCGTCGACTACCGGCTCCAGGTCTCCGACGACAACCGCACCTGGCGCACGGTGTACCAGCCGTCGGCCGCCGAGGTCGCCGCGCGCCGGGCGAACGTGAAGTCCCCCGCCGAGGCGACCGGCGTGCACGACAGCGTGCGACTGCCCCAGCCGGCCACCGGCCGCTACGTCCGGATGCTCGGCACGGAACGCCGGTCGTTCTACAACCCCGCGCCCGCCACGGCGCATTTCGGCTACTCCCTCTACGAGTTCGAGGTCTGGGGCACCGGCGGCAGCGCCCGGGCGGCCTACCCGGCCGTGCCGGGCGAGCAGCAGGGCACGTACCGCACGACGTTCTTCGACGACTTCACCACCGCGTCCCTCGACCGCTCCAAGTGGCGGGTCGTGCGCACCGGGACGGAGATGGGCTCCGTCAACGGCGAGGCACAGGCGTACGTCGACTCGACGGACACCGTGCGCACCGAGAACGGCGCGCTCGTCCTGCGGGCCGGGTACTGCAAGGGCTGCACCCGCGCGGGCGGCGGCACCTACGACTTCACCTCCGGCCGGGTGGACACCCACACCAGGTTCGACTTCACCTACGGGCGGGTCAGCGCCCGGATGAAGCTGCCCGTCGGTGACGGGTTCTGGCCCGCCTTCTGGCTGCTGGGCAGCGATGTCGACGACCCTTCGGTGTCCTGGCCGGCCTCCGGCGAGACCGACATCATGGAGAACATCGGCTACGCCGACTGGACCAGCTCCGCCCTGCACGGCCCCGGCTACTCGGCGGACGGCAACATCGGAGCCCGGCAGACCTACCCGAACGGCGGCCGGGCCGACGACTGGCACACGTACGCCGTGGAATGGACCCCGACGGCCATGCGGTTCCAGGTCGACGGCCGCCTGGTCCAGGAGACGACCCGCAACGTCCTCGAGTCCACCCGCGGCCAGTGGGTCTACGGCCACGACCAGTACGTGATCCTCGACCTCGCCCTCGGCGGCGCCTACCCGGCCGGCTGGAACCATGTGACGACCCCGTACTGGGGGCTCCCGCAGCCGAGCGTGGACCGGATCGCGGGCGGGGGAGTGCGGGCCGAGGTGGACTGGGTGCGGGTGGAGCAGAAGGGCTGA
- a CDS encoding GH1 family beta-glucosidase — protein MTIDLAALPQDFLWGTATSAYQIEGAVAEDGRSPSIWDTFSHTPGKIAGDDHGDTACDHYHRWPEDIGLMRELGANAYRLSLSWPRVVPGGDGPPNPKGLDFYDRLIDGLLAAGITPSVTLYHWDLPQVLQDRGGWPERDTAEHFAAYAAVVAERLGDRVTHWATLNEPLCSAWIGHLEGTMAPGLTDLTAAVRASYHLLLGHGLAVQAIRAAVPRAGIGIVNNLSTVHPASDRPEDLAAAARMDGHTNRWWLDPVHGRGFPSDMREVYGVELPEREGDLATIAAPLDWLGLNYYFPAWVSDDPDGPAPHARSVRRSGVPRTGMDWEVDPSGIETLLLRLTDEYGARRLYVTENGSAYPDVVRPDGTVDDPERQAYLSGHLAACASAARKGAPLAGYFAWSLLDNFEWAYGYDKRFGLVHVDYRTQARTIKGTGRHYADIIRRHREGVAKAA, from the coding sequence GTGACCATCGACCTCGCCGCCCTGCCCCAGGACTTCCTGTGGGGGACCGCCACCTCGGCGTACCAGATCGAGGGAGCCGTGGCGGAGGACGGCCGTTCGCCGTCGATCTGGGACACCTTCTCGCACACCCCCGGGAAGATCGCGGGCGACGACCACGGCGACACCGCCTGCGACCACTACCACCGCTGGCCCGAGGACATCGGCCTGATGCGTGAACTCGGCGCCAACGCCTACCGGTTGTCGCTGTCGTGGCCCCGTGTGGTGCCGGGCGGCGACGGACCGCCCAACCCCAAGGGCCTGGACTTCTACGACCGGTTGATCGACGGCCTGCTGGCGGCGGGCATCACGCCCTCCGTCACGCTCTACCACTGGGACCTGCCCCAGGTGCTCCAGGACCGCGGAGGCTGGCCCGAGCGCGACACCGCCGAGCACTTCGCCGCGTACGCCGCGGTCGTCGCCGAGCGGCTCGGCGACCGGGTCACCCACTGGGCCACCCTCAACGAACCGCTGTGCTCGGCCTGGATCGGCCACCTCGAGGGCACGATGGCCCCCGGGCTGACCGACCTGACGGCCGCCGTCCGCGCCTCCTACCACCTGCTCCTCGGTCACGGACTCGCCGTCCAGGCGATCCGGGCGGCCGTCCCGCGGGCCGGGATCGGCATCGTCAACAACCTCTCCACCGTCCACCCGGCGTCCGACCGCCCCGAGGACCTGGCCGCCGCCGCCCGCATGGACGGCCACACCAACCGCTGGTGGCTGGACCCGGTGCACGGCCGCGGCTTCCCCTCCGACATGCGCGAGGTGTACGGCGTCGAACTCCCCGAGCGCGAGGGCGACCTGGCCACGATCGCCGCACCGCTGGACTGGCTGGGCCTGAACTACTACTTCCCGGCCTGGGTGAGCGACGACCCCGACGGTCCGGCGCCGCACGCCCGTTCCGTGCGCCGGTCCGGAGTCCCGCGCACCGGCATGGACTGGGAGGTCGACCCGAGCGGCATCGAGACGCTGCTGCTGCGCCTGACCGACGAGTACGGCGCCCGCCGTCTGTACGTCACGGAGAACGGGTCGGCCTACCCGGACGTCGTCCGCCCCGACGGCACGGTCGACGACCCCGAGCGCCAGGCCTATCTGAGCGGTCACCTCGCGGCCTGCGCCTCCGCCGCCCGCAAGGGTGCCCCCCTGGCCGGCTACTTCGCCTGGTCGCTGCTGGACAACTTCGAGTGGGCGTACGGCTACGACAAGCGGTTCGGTCTCGTCCACGTCGACTACCGGACCCAGGCGCGGACGATCAAGGGCACGGGCCGCCACTACGCGGACATCATCCGCCGTCACCGCGAGGGGGTGGCGAAGGCCGCCTGA
- a CDS encoding carbohydrate ABC transporter permease: MSPPGSFLWSRRIFLTLLTGFVLLPVYVMVSSSLKPLADVTGKFRWLPSGLTVRPYIDIWSTVPLARYFVNSLIVAGAATVCSVVIAVFSAYAVSRYDFRGKRVFTVTVLSTQMFPGILFLLPLFLLYVNIGNATGIALFGSRGGLILTYLTFSLPFSIWMLIGYFDSVPRDLDEAALVDGCGPLGALFRIVVPAAIPGIVAVAVYAFMTAWGEVLFASVMTNETTRTLAVGLQGYSTLNDVYWNQIMAASLVVSVPVVAGFLLLQRYLVAGLTAGAVK, from the coding sequence ATGTCACCACCGGGTTCGTTCCTGTGGTCCCGGCGGATCTTCCTCACCCTGCTGACCGGCTTCGTCCTGCTGCCGGTCTACGTGATGGTCTCCAGCTCGCTGAAGCCCCTCGCGGACGTCACGGGGAAGTTCCGCTGGCTGCCCAGCGGCCTGACCGTCCGCCCGTACATCGACATCTGGTCGACCGTCCCGCTCGCCCGCTACTTCGTCAACTCGCTGATCGTGGCGGGTGCGGCGACAGTCTGCTCGGTCGTGATCGCCGTGTTCAGCGCCTACGCGGTGAGCCGCTACGACTTCCGCGGCAAACGGGTCTTCACGGTGACCGTCCTGTCGACGCAGATGTTCCCCGGCATCCTCTTCCTCCTCCCGCTGTTCCTGCTCTACGTCAACATCGGCAACGCCACCGGCATCGCGCTCTTCGGCTCGCGCGGCGGACTGATCCTGACGTATCTGACGTTCTCCCTGCCCTTCTCCATCTGGATGCTGATCGGGTACTTCGACTCGGTCCCGCGCGATCTCGACGAAGCCGCGCTGGTCGACGGCTGCGGACCGCTCGGCGCGCTGTTCAGGATCGTCGTCCCGGCGGCGATCCCGGGCATCGTGGCGGTGGCCGTCTACGCCTTCATGACCGCGTGGGGCGAAGTGCTGTTCGCCTCCGTCATGACCAACGAGACCACCCGCACGCTCGCCGTCGGACTCCAGGGCTACTCCACCCTCAACGACGTGTACTGGAACCAGATCATGGCCGCTTCGCTGGTCGTCAGCGTGCCCGTGGTGGCCGGCTTCCTGCTGCTCCAGCGCTATCTCGTCGCCGGACTGACGGCCGGAGCCGTGAAGTGA
- a CDS encoding carbohydrate ABC transporter permease — protein MTTTAEAGTPRVHPDAGRKDPSPRPRPGRIRRIGLPYLLLLPALVLELLVHLVPMVIGIVMSFKELTQFYIRDWGTAPWSGLDNYRVSVDFDAPVGEALLHSFFVTVGFTLLSVGLCWLIGTAAAIFMQDTFRGRGLLRALFLVPYALPVYAAVITWVFMFQHDNGLVNHVLHDQLHLTDEPSFWLIGDNSFYALLTVSVWKGWPFAFLIVMAGLQNIPRELYEAAALDGAGMWQQIRRITLPSLGAVNQVLILVLFLWTFNDFNTPFVLFGRAAPEAADLISVHIYQASFVTWNFGTGSAMSVLLLLFLLAVTGVYLAVTSRGRRTSRAR, from the coding sequence ATGACCACCACAGCCGAGGCCGGCACACCTCGCGTACACCCCGACGCCGGGAGGAAGGATCCGAGCCCGCGCCCGCGCCCGGGCCGGATCCGCCGGATCGGACTGCCCTACCTGCTGCTCCTGCCCGCCCTGGTCCTGGAACTCCTCGTCCATCTGGTGCCGATGGTGATCGGCATCGTGATGAGCTTCAAGGAGCTCACCCAGTTCTACATCCGCGACTGGGGCACGGCCCCCTGGTCCGGCCTCGACAACTACCGCGTCTCGGTGGACTTCGACGCCCCCGTGGGCGAGGCGTTGCTCCACTCGTTCTTCGTCACCGTCGGCTTCACCCTGCTCTCGGTCGGCCTGTGCTGGCTTATCGGCACGGCGGCGGCGATCTTCATGCAGGACACCTTCCGCGGACGGGGGCTGCTGCGGGCGCTCTTCCTGGTCCCGTACGCGCTGCCGGTCTACGCGGCCGTGATCACCTGGGTGTTCATGTTCCAGCACGACAACGGCCTGGTGAACCACGTCCTGCACGACCAGCTGCACCTCACCGACGAGCCCTCCTTCTGGCTGATCGGCGACAACAGCTTCTACGCCCTGCTCACCGTGTCGGTGTGGAAGGGCTGGCCCTTCGCCTTCCTCATCGTCATGGCCGGCCTCCAGAACATCCCGCGCGAGCTGTACGAGGCGGCCGCGCTGGACGGCGCGGGCATGTGGCAGCAGATCCGCCGCATCACCCTGCCGTCCCTGGGCGCGGTCAACCAGGTGCTGATCCTCGTCCTGTTCCTGTGGACCTTCAACGACTTCAACACGCCGTTCGTCCTGTTCGGCAGGGCAGCCCCCGAGGCCGCGGACCTCATCTCGGTCCACATCTACCAGGCGTCCTTCGTGACCTGGAACTTCGGCACGGGCTCGGCGATGTCGGTCCTGCTGCTCCTCTTCCTGCTGGCCGTGACGGGCGTCTACCTCGCCGTCACCTCGCGCGGACGGAGGACCTCCCGTGCGCGATAA
- a CDS encoding ABC transporter substrate-binding protein: MRTIRAAATGAVVMSLALAATACGGGSSTDGGGSNDSPKTLTYWASNQGASIEVDKKVLQPELDKFEKQTGIKVKLEVVPWSDLLNRILTATTSGQGPDVLNIGNTWSASLQATGALLPWDDANFAKIGGKDRFVASALGSTGAQGKDPAAVPLYSMAYALYYNKAIFADAGISRPPATWAELVADGKKIQAKGKQVLGAEGANVSENIHHTFVFAKQHGADFFTADGKPDFTSEGAVAAVKQYVDLMAKDKVIPQGNAEYAQNQSVSDFAKGRTAMLLWQSASSNLKSQGMSEDRYGIAPVPVQSGVPGTGARTNSMVAGINLAVFKNTDNLDGATKFVKFMTGDEEQKILNTAYSTIPPVATAQSDTAFNSPSNAVLKDTLAKSAAALPQVADESQFETTVGTAVKELFADAAAGRPVTTASVKARLAKAQQQMPTK; this comes from the coding sequence ATGCGCACCATCCGAGCCGCGGCCACAGGAGCCGTCGTCATGTCACTCGCCCTCGCGGCCACGGCCTGCGGAGGCGGAAGCTCGACGGACGGCGGGGGCTCCAACGACTCGCCCAAGACCCTGACGTACTGGGCCTCGAACCAGGGCGCGAGCATCGAGGTGGACAAGAAGGTCCTCCAGCCGGAGCTCGACAAGTTCGAGAAGCAGACGGGGATCAAGGTGAAGCTCGAGGTCGTCCCCTGGTCGGACCTGCTCAACCGGATCCTCACCGCCACCACGTCCGGTCAGGGCCCCGACGTCCTCAACATCGGCAACACCTGGTCCGCCTCGCTCCAGGCCACCGGCGCGCTGCTGCCCTGGGACGACGCCAACTTCGCCAAGATCGGCGGCAAGGACCGCTTCGTGGCCTCCGCGCTCGGCTCGACCGGTGCCCAGGGCAAGGACCCGGCGGCGGTGCCCCTGTACTCGATGGCGTACGCCCTCTACTACAACAAGGCGATATTCGCCGACGCGGGCATCAGCAGGCCCCCGGCCACCTGGGCCGAGCTGGTCGCCGACGGCAAGAAGATCCAGGCCAAGGGCAAGCAGGTGCTGGGCGCCGAGGGCGCGAACGTCTCGGAGAACATCCACCACACCTTCGTCTTCGCCAAGCAGCACGGCGCCGACTTCTTCACCGCCGACGGCAAGCCCGACTTCACCTCCGAGGGCGCCGTCGCCGCGGTCAAGCAGTACGTCGACCTGATGGCCAAGGACAAGGTGATCCCGCAGGGCAACGCCGAGTACGCGCAGAACCAGTCCGTCAGCGACTTCGCCAAGGGCCGGACCGCGATGCTGCTGTGGCAGTCCGCGTCGTCCAACCTCAAGTCCCAGGGAATGAGCGAGGACCGGTACGGCATCGCGCCCGTGCCCGTGCAGTCCGGCGTCCCCGGCACCGGGGCGCGGACCAACTCGATGGTCGCCGGCATCAACCTGGCGGTCTTCAAGAACACCGACAACCTGGACGGCGCGACGAAGTTCGTGAAGTTCATGACCGGCGACGAGGAGCAGAAGATCCTCAACACGGCCTACAGCACCATCCCGCCGGTCGCCACCGCCCAGTCGGACACCGCCTTCAACTCCCCGTCGAACGCCGTCCTGAAGGACACCCTGGCCAAGAGCGCGGCCGCGCTGCCGCAGGTCGCCGACGAGTCCCAGTTCGAGACCACGGTCGGCACGGCCGTCAAGGAACTGTTCGCCGACGCGGCCGCCGGCCGGCCGGTGACCACCGCGTCGGTGAAGGCCAGGCTCGCCAAGGCCCAGCAGCAGATGCCGACGAAGTGA
- a CDS encoding coagulation factor 5/8 type domain-containing protein produces MPDTPPPGTPAVRRRAVLAAATAAAVPVLTAAAVTPASAAPPSATAASGAPAATAASGAPAAAAAHGKRPRALPGGGDLGPNVLVFDPSTPDIQARLDAVFRQQESAQFGTGRYALLFRPGTYHGLNAQLGFYTSIAGLGLSPDDTTVHGDVTVDAGWFGGNATQNFWRSAENLALVPASGTNRWAVAQAAPFRRMHVHGGLDLAPSGYGWASGGYIADSRIEGQVGPYSQQQWYTRDSAIGSWLNGVWNMVFSGVEGAPAQSFPAPPYTTLDTTPVSREKPFLYVDGRGGFRVFLPAKRTGARGVTWGKGTPRGSSLPLSRFYVARPGVSAATLNQALAQGLHLLLTPGVYHLDRPVRVNRAGTVVLGLGYATLIPDNGVTALKVADVDGVRLAGFLVDAGPVNSRTLLEIGPPGARRDHSADPTTVQDVFVRIGGAGAGRATTSMVVNNRHTIVDHTWVWRADHGEGVGWETNRADYGVVVNGDDVLATGLFVEHFNKYDVQWNGQRGRTIFFQNEKAYDAPDQAAIQNGPVKGYAAYKVGAGVTTHEGWGLGSYCFYNVDPTIVQHHGFAAPDVPGVKFHDLLVVSLGGQGQYEHVINDLGAPTSGTSTVPSTVVSYP; encoded by the coding sequence ATGCCCGACACCCCGCCGCCCGGGACGCCCGCCGTGCGCCGCAGAGCAGTCCTCGCCGCCGCGACGGCCGCCGCCGTCCCCGTCCTCACCGCGGCCGCCGTCACGCCGGCCTCCGCGGCGCCGCCCTCCGCCACTGCGGCTTCCGGTGCTCCGGCCGCCACTGCGGCTTCCGGTGCTCCGGCCGCCGCAGCGGCGCACGGCAAGCGGCCGCGTGCCCTTCCGGGCGGCGGTGACCTCGGCCCGAACGTCCTGGTCTTCGACCCGTCGACGCCGGACATCCAGGCCCGGCTGGACGCGGTGTTCCGGCAGCAGGAGTCCGCCCAGTTCGGCACCGGACGGTACGCGTTGCTGTTCCGGCCCGGGACGTACCACGGTCTCAACGCCCAACTCGGCTTCTACACCTCGATCGCGGGCCTCGGCCTCTCCCCCGACGACACGACCGTCCACGGGGACGTGACCGTGGACGCCGGCTGGTTCGGCGGCAACGCCACCCAGAACTTCTGGCGTTCCGCGGAGAACCTCGCGCTCGTGCCGGCGAGCGGCACCAACCGGTGGGCGGTCGCCCAGGCGGCGCCGTTCCGCCGGATGCACGTACACGGCGGTCTCGACCTCGCGCCGTCCGGCTACGGCTGGGCGAGCGGCGGCTACATCGCCGACAGCCGTATCGAGGGCCAGGTCGGCCCGTACTCGCAGCAGCAGTGGTACACCCGCGACAGCGCGATCGGCAGTTGGCTCAACGGCGTGTGGAACATGGTGTTCTCCGGGGTCGAGGGCGCCCCCGCGCAGAGCTTCCCCGCCCCGCCGTACACCACGCTCGACACGACACCGGTCTCCCGGGAGAAGCCGTTCCTGTACGTCGACGGCCGCGGCGGCTTCCGGGTGTTCCTGCCGGCGAAGCGGACAGGCGCCCGCGGGGTCACGTGGGGCAAGGGCACCCCGCGCGGCAGTTCGCTGCCCCTGTCGCGGTTCTACGTCGCCCGGCCGGGAGTGTCCGCGGCCACGCTCAACCAGGCGCTCGCGCAGGGCCTCCACCTGCTGCTGACGCCCGGCGTCTACCATCTCGACCGGCCGGTCCGGGTGAACAGGGCGGGCACGGTCGTCCTCGGGCTCGGGTACGCCACCCTGATCCCCGACAACGGCGTCACCGCGCTGAAGGTGGCCGACGTCGACGGGGTCCGCCTCGCGGGCTTCCTCGTCGACGCGGGACCGGTCAACTCCAGGACCCTGCTGGAGATCGGTCCGCCCGGGGCACGGCGCGACCACAGCGCCGACCCGACCACCGTCCAGGACGTGTTCGTCCGGATCGGCGGGGCCGGCGCCGGACGGGCCACCACCAGCATGGTGGTCAACAACCGTCACACGATCGTCGACCACACCTGGGTCTGGCGCGCCGACCACGGGGAGGGCGTCGGGTGGGAGACCAACCGGGCCGACTACGGGGTCGTCGTCAACGGTGACGACGTGCTGGCCACGGGCCTGTTCGTGGAGCACTTCAACAAGTACGACGTGCAGTGGAACGGACAGCGCGGCCGCACGATCTTCTTCCAGAACGAGAAGGCCTACGACGCGCCGGACCAGGCCGCGATCCAGAACGGCCCGGTCAAGGGGTACGCCGCGTACAAGGTCGGCGCGGGCGTCACCACGCACGAGGGCTGGGGACTCGGCAGCTACTGCTTCTACAACGTCGACCCGACGATCGTCCAGCACCACGGGTTCGCCGCCCCGGACGTGCCGGGGGTGAAGTTCCACGACCTGCTGGTGGTCTCGCTGGGCGGCCAGGGCCAGTACGAGCACGTGATCAACGACCTCGGGGCCCCGACCTCCGGCACCTCCACGGTCCCCTCGACCGTGGTGTCCTACCCCTGA